Proteins encoded by one window of Epinephelus moara isolate mb chromosome 18, YSFRI_EMoa_1.0, whole genome shotgun sequence:
- the sez6l2 gene encoding seizure protein 6 homolog — MGFTRLAVMLSVTMIHLVSGMSFMTPEPDTPPTSTPDSYPLGDLIHAALQSKEYLGEASASTGTTTNPTQAVPGLGQTESTATVISPGLLTTALSSSSAAGQTGSRNTMSSLPIEEETTTTLITTTTITTMHMPVQCNATLSAMEDVVESPDPASSSSSFSPLECTYSITVYAGYGVEIQVRKVNLSKKESLTIMGYGGLGPELLANETLMREGQVIRSTTNQVYIHYRSLRQSNHGVFSLHYQAFLLSCPFPQSPEGGGVTVTDIHPGGQAHFHCDPGFQVRGHEVATCVNTTQPHWSTPEPQCVAVSCGGWIRNATVGRILSPPPPSVSNHSNGNNLSCHWLIEAKEGHRLHLHFERIALDEDDDKLIVRSGNSSLSPPLFDSDLDDVPERGLLSESSTLYLELTADSSSIPLLLALRYEAFDDEHCWEPYMPHGNFSSSDITYQLGTTVAFTCSPGFVMEQGSGTIECVDPSNPHWNDSEPVCRALCGGELTEPSGTILSPDWPQSYSKGLDCVWQIHGNEEKRIELDVQILNIRHTDVLTVFDGRDLMSHVIRQYLGSKERFQVVSGGSEVTIQFQSDPDDSSFILSQGFLIHYREVEPNDTCPTLPQIAFGWISSSHSSPVRGSVLTYQCQPGYDISGSDIITCQWDLSWSNSPPTCVKVQQCPDPGEVVNGARSVRPEAGFAVGTVVRFSCNQGYQLEGPSQISCHGRDTGTPKWSDRSPKCVLKYDPCPNPGVPDNGYQTLYKHSYQAGETLRFFCYEGYELIGEVIISCVPGHPSQWNSPPPFCKVAYEELLDDHKLEVSQSFEPSHQILSENIALAIILPIILVILLIGGIYMYYTNICRLEWKPLFWKSLSHTHSYSPITVESDFNNPLYEAGDTREYEVSI, encoded by the exons ATGGGGTTCACACGCCTTGCTGTGATGCTTTCTGTCACCATGATCCACCTAGTTTCAG GTATGAGCTTTATGACTCCTGAGCCTGATACACCACCAACATCAACCCCAGATTCTTACCCTCTGGGTGACCTGATCCATGCTGCCCTGCAGAGTAAGGAATACTTAGGAGAGGCTTCTGCAAGCACAG GTACTACCACTAACCCGACACAGGCTGTGCCTGGACTTGGGCAGACCGAGTCAACAGCGACAGTCATATCACCAGGGCTGCTCACCACAGCTTTAAGCTCCTCTTCTGCTGCTGGCCAGACAGGGTCAAGGAATACCATGTCCTCGCTGCCCATAGAGGAGGAGACAACCACCACTCTCATCACCACAACCACCATAACCACGATGCACATGCCAG TACAATGCAATGCGACTTTGTCAGCAATGGAGGATGTTGTCGAGTCACCAGATCCTGcgtcatcatcctcatcatttTCCCCTCTGGAATGCACCTACAGCATTACTGTGTATGCAGGTTATGGTGTGGAAATTCAG GTGAGAAAGGTTAACCTTTCCAAGAAAGAGTCTCTGACGATCATGGGCTATGGAGGTTTGGGACCAGAGCTGTTAGCCAACGAGACCCTGATGAGAGAGGGTCAGGTGATTCGCAGTACAACCAATCAGGTGTACATACACTATCGCAGTCTGCGACAGAGCAACCATGGTGTGTTCAGCCTCCACTATCAAG CCTTTCTGCTGTCCTGCCCGTTCCCTCAGTCTCCTGAGGGCGGCGGAGTCACAGTGACAGACATCCATCCTGGAGGTCAAGCACACTTCCACTGTGACCCAGGTTTCCAGGTTCGCGGCCATGAGGTGGCCACTTGtgtcaacacaacacaaccacaCTGGAGCACTCCTGAGCCACAATGTGTCG CTGTGTCTTGTGGAGGGTGGATTCGTAATGCAACAGTGGGACGGATActgtctccacctcctccatctGTCAGCAACCACAGTAATGGAAATAACCTGAGCTGCCACTGGTTGATTGAAGCCAAAGAGGGACACAGACTCCACCTACACTTTGAGAGAATTGCTctggatgaagatgatgataa GTTAATTGTGCGCAGTGGAAACAGTTCCCTGTCTCCACCGCTCTTTGACTCAGACCTGGATGATGTCCCAGAGCGTGGGTTGCTGAGTGAGAGCTCCACACTGTACCTGGAGCTCACAGCTGATTCTTCCTCCatccctctgctgctggcactgCGATACGAGG CTTTCGATGATGAACACTGCTGGGAGCCCTACATGCCTCATGGAAATTTCAGCAGCAGCGACATCACATATCAGCTGGGCACCACTGTTGCATTCACCTGCTCTCCAGGCTTTGTCATGGAGCAAGGTTCGGGGACGATTGAGTGTGTCGACCCCAGCAATCCCCACTGGAATGATAGTGAGCCTGTGTGCAGAG CTCTGTGTGGAGGGGAGCTGACCGAGCCGTCGGGCACCATCCTGTCTCCTGATTGGCCCCAGAGCTACTCCAAGGGGCTAGACTGCGTATGGCAGATCCATGGCAATGAGGAGAAACGTATTGAACTGGATGTCCAGAT TTTAAATATCCGCCACACTGACGTGCTGACCGTTTTCGACGGACGGGATCTCATGTCCCATGTGATCAGACAATACCTGGGGTCCAAAGAGCGTTTCCAGGTTGTGTCTGGGGGGTCAGAAGTCACCATACAGTTTCAGAGCGATCCAGATGATTCCAGTTTCATCTTGAGTCAGGGATTCCTCATCCATTATCGTG AGGTCGAGCCCAACGACACCTGCCCTACCCTCCCTCAAATTGCCTTTGGGTGGATCAGCTCGTCCCACTCCTCCCCTGTGAGAGGCAGTGTGCTGACCTATCAGTGCCAACCGGGATATGACATCAGCGGCTCCGACATCATCACCTGCCAGTGGGACCTGTCCTGGAGCAACAGTCCACCTACATGTGTCAAAG TCCAGCAGTGTCCTGACCCAGGAGAGGTTGTAAACGGAGCGCGCTCTGTGCGCCCCGAAGCAGGTTTTGCAGTTGGAACAGTCGTACGTTTCTCTTGTAACCAGGGTTATCAGCTGGAAGGTCCCAGCCAAATCTCATGCCACGGACGAGACACCGGCACCCCCAAATGGAGCGACCGCAGCCCGAAGTGTGTCT TAAAATATGACCCATGCCCAAACCCTGGGGTCCCTGACAATGGTTACCAAACCTTGTACAAGCACAGCTACCAGGCAGGAGAAACTCTGCGTTTCTTCTGTTATGAAGGGTACGAACTTATCGGTGAGGTCATCATCAGTTGTGTTCCCGGCCATCCCTCCCAGTGGAACAGCCCGCCACCCTTTTGCAAAG TGGCATATGAGGAGCTTTTGGATGATCATAAATTAGAAG TGTCTCAATCATTCGAGCCGTCTCATCAGATCCTCAGTGAGAACATTGCTTTGGCAATAATCCTGCCAATCATCTTGGTCATCCTCCTGATCGGAGGAATCTACATGTACTATACAAA CATCTGCAGACTAGAATGGAAGCCGCTCTTCTGgaagtctctctctcacacacactcctacagTCCCATTACAGTTGAGTCCGATTTCAACAACCCTCTTTATGAGGCAGGG GATACACGGGAGTATGAAGTGTCCATTTAA
- the asphd1 gene encoding aspartate beta-hydroxylase domain-containing protein 2 translates to MHWSMNTLPLPPYVELGVHSLSGLLWTLLLLFLWHCYRMGSDLPIPGHTHAGKLKSGSRRSMMSRGGSCAGTKCNARSKLSRSDQITPFISMETEEDEEQGQGYLTPVLSHALFPAQASAEAKKLYAALQEYAKRYSWVGMGRIHKGLREQVRLNDHSAIQKPHLFFLPDVPSVPFFPRDAHRHDIEVLEANYSVILAEFKAVYQRGIDSKLGWTCLGPKGQAVFPLYSAGVSVAGNCRSCPRTYRTLLSLRTFISSNSLGSAGFWLLGPGATLGSSYGPTNTRLRCHLGLQTPPLCELVVGGEPQCWSEGHCLLVDDSFLHTVSHKGPPDAGPRVILSVDLWHPNVAAAERQALDFMFSPDL, encoded by the exons ATGCACTGGTCAATGAACACACTGCCCTTGCCTCCATATGTTGAGCTGGGTGTCCACTCATTGAGTGGCCTTCTGTGGACTCTTCTGCTACTCTTTCTATGGCACTGTTATCGGATGGGCTCCGACCTGCCAATCCCAGGCCACACACACGCTGGAAAGCTCAAGTCAGGCTCAAGGCGGTCCATGATGTCCCGTGGTGGTAGCTGCGCTGGAACAAAGTGTAATGCACGGTCCAAGCTGTCGAGAAGTGATCAAATTACTCCCTTTATTTCCATGGAaacagaggaggatgaggagcagGGACAGGGCTACCTCACCCCAGTGCTGAGTCATGCCTTGTTCCCAGCCCAGGCATCTGCAGAAGCCAAGAAACTCTACGCAGCACTGCAAGAGTATGCCAAGCGCTACAGTTGGGTGGGCATGGGCCGCATTCATAAAGGCCTCCGTGAGCAG GTCAGACTGAATGATCACTCTGCTATACAGAAGCCTCATCTATTCTTCTTACCAGATGTCCCAAGTGTTCCTTTCTTCCCACGAGATGCTCATCGACATGACATTGAAGTGTTGGAAGCCAACTACTCTGTAATTTTGGCTGAATTCAAGGCTGTATACCAGAGGGGTATCGACTCCAAACTAGGCTGGACCTGTCTGGGACCAAAG GGCCAGGCAGTGTTTCCTTTGTACAGTGCAGGTGTCTCTGTGGCAGGAAACTGTCGCTCCTGTCCCCGCACCTATCGGACACTTCTCTCTCTACGTACGTTCATAAGCAGCAACTCATTGGGATCTGCTGGATTTTGGCTGTTGGGGCCCGGAGCTACACTGGGGAGCTCATACGGACCCACAAATACACGCCTACGTTGTCATCTTG GTCTGCAGACTCCACCCCTGTGTGAGCTGGTGGTGGGAGGGGAGCCTCAGTGCTGGTCAGAAGGACACTGCCTCCTGGTTGATGACTCGTTTCTCCACACTGTCTCCCACAAGG GGCCTCCAGATGCTGGACCCCGAGTCATTTTGAGTGTGGACCTCTGGCATCCAAATGTGgctgcagcagagagacaaGCTTTGGACTTCATGTTCAGCCCTGACCTCTGA
- the cabp5b gene encoding calcium-binding protein 5b, with amino-acid sequence MSIKQACIFLRGGTRRPTRALTNDEIDELREAFVEFDKDKDGFITCKDLGNLMRTMGYMPTEMELIELSQNINMNLGGRVDFDDFVELMTPKLLAETAGMIGLKELKDAFREFDIDGDGSITSDELRHAMIKLLGEQTSRNEIEAVVREADNNGDGTVDFEEFVKMMSQK; translated from the exons ATGAGTATTAAACAAGCTTGCATCTTTCTCAGGGGAGGAACAAGGAGACCT ACAAGAGCTCTTACAAATGATGAGATTGACG AGTTGCGTGAAGCTTTTGTCGAGTTTGATAAAGACAAAGATGGTTTCATAACCTGTAAGGACCTGGGGAACCTGATGAGGACCATGGGTTACATGCCCACTGAAATGGAGCTCATAGAACTGAGTCAGAACATCAACATGAACT TGGGGGGACGGGTGGACTTTGACGATTTCGTGGAACTAATGACCCCCAAGCTTTTGGCTGAAACTGCAGGGATGATTGGGCTGAAGGAACTTAAAGATGCATTTCGAGAG TTTGATATTGATGGAGATGGCTCTATTACATCTGATGAGCTGAGACACGCCATGATAAAGTTACTAGGAGAACAAACCAGCAGAAATGAAATCGAAGCAGTGGTCAGAGAAGCTGACAACAATGGAGATGGGACAGTTGACTTTGAGG AGTTTGTGAAAATGATGTCGCAGAAATGA